Within the Vagococcus carniphilus genome, the region TATTTACTACCGAGAATTTACTGATTTTATTACAGTAAATACAATGTTAGGTGCTGGTAAAGTATCATCAGGGCTTGGAGAAAGTGCCCTACGCATGTTCCGTCCATATGATGTTTTATACTGGATTGATTTGATTATCCTATCTTTATTACTTATTTTTAAGAAAATCAAACTTGACGAACGACCAATAAAAGCAAGAACAGCTCTTGCTATTACTTGTTTCTCTGTTTTTCTTTTCTCAGCTAACTTAACTTTAGCTGAAATGGATAGACCAGAATTATTAAAGAGAACTTTTTCTCGTGACCATATTGTTAAGTACTTAGGGATGAACGTATTTACCGTTTATGATGGTGTTCAAACTTATAACGCTAATCAACGTCGCGCTCAAGCAAGTGAAAATGATTTAGTTGATGTTCAAAATTATGTTAAAGATCATCAAACAGAACCAAATAAAGATATGTTTGGTGTTGCTAAAGGAAAAAATGTTATCTATATCCATTTAGAAAGTTTCCAACAATTCTTAGTGGACTATAAATTAAAAGATGAAAATGGTGTCGAACATGAAGTAACGCCTTTCATTAACAGCTTATATCATTCAAATGAAACATTTAGTTTCAGTAATGCCTTCCATCAAGTTGGCTCTGGTAAAACAAGTGATGCTGAAACAATGTTAGAAAATTCATTCTTTGGTTTAGGACAAGGACCATTATTCACTCAATTAGGTGATAAAAATACTTTTCAAGCAGCTCCTGCTATTTTAGAACAAGAAGCTGGATACACAAGTGCGGTCTTCCATGGTAATGGTGGTGCCTTCTGGAATAGAAATGAAACTTATAAACATTTAGGATACAACTATTTCTTTGATGCAAGCTATTATGATGTAAACGAAAATAACTCTTTCCAATATGGATTACATGATAAACCATTTATGGAACAATCAGTTAAGTATTTAGAACATATGCAACAGCCGTTCTATTCTAAATTTATCGCTGTAACAAACCACTATCCTTATTCTCAATTTAAAGATGGCGATGCTGGTTTCCCATTAGCGAAAACACCAGATCCAACTATTAATGGTTATTTTGCAACAGCCAACTACTTAGATAAAGCTGTTGAAGAATTCTTCAATTATCTGAAGAAAAGTGGTCTTTATGAAAATTCAATCATTGTTATGTACGGAGACCATTATGGTATCTCAAATTCAAGAAATAAATATTTAGCTGAATTAGTAGGAAAATCAAAAGATGATTGGAACGACTTCGATGATGCTCAAATGCAACGTGTACCTGTAATGTTCCATGTACCTGGTCAAAATAAAGGTAAAATTTCAGATACTTATGGTGGACAAATTGATATCTTACCTACTCTTCTACATTTACTCGGAGTAGACTCATCTAAATATATTCAATTAGGTCAAGATTTATTCTCTAAAGGAAACGATCAAGTTGTAGCCTTTAGAAATGGAACTTTTGTTACTCCTAAATATACTGTCATTGGACAATCAGTTTACTTAAATGAAACTGGTGAGTTGTTAGAAACTCTAACAGATGATCAAGCAAGTGAAGTAGAAATTGCAAGAGATAAAGCAAGTACACAGTTAAATATGTCTGACGCTTTAACTAACGGTGATTTACTAAGATTCTACACTGAAAGTGGCTTAGAACCTGTTAAACCAGAAGATTATGATTATAAGAATGGTCTTGAAAAATTAGAAGCTATCGAAAAAGAAAAAGGTAATAAATCAACTAGTGTTTATTCAAAACATGGCAACAAATCGACACAAGACATGTATGAAACTAAAACCTATCAAGAATATTACGGAACTGAAGATAGTAAAAACAGTACCAACTCTTCTTCTTCTGAAGCTGACAAAAAATAATGATAAAAGACTTTAGTTTTCGGACTAAAGTCTTTTTTTTATTTTGTATTATTCATATTTTTTTCACAACTAATAGGTATAATTTTTATATATTGGAGGTTGAGATGATGACGACTATAAGACAATCTATTGTAGCAGCAAAATATCATAAAAAATTAACAATCATTTATACACTTTTTTTTGCTCTACTTCTCTTTGCTTTTACACTCTTATCCCAACTTGTTTTAACCCAAAGTATTGCTTTAAGGTATATACTTGGTAAATGGGACCAAATTAAAAATGCGCTACCTCAAGTAGAAAGCACTCTAAATGAACAATTGGTTGATAGTAATGACTTTGTTATGACTCTTTATCAAAAGTTATTTGTTTTACTTATTATCGGCTCTATTATGATATTCTTTTTATTAAGTACTTATGCAGCCCATGTTAGAAAAGAAGAAATTAACTCAATGTACTATATTGGCATTACAAAAGGACAAATACTAAAACACTTACTACTTGAATTATTGATACCAGTTGTTGTAGGTTTTTCTTCAATTTTATTACTTTTAGTACTATTTCACAGTCAATTTGTATCAGAGAGTATTACTATAAATCGTAAATTTGTTGATAAATATTTTGACCAACCAACTCTTGTTTTTACTCAAACAGAAGAATTATCTGATTTAACTAATCATAAAAAAGGCAAAGCGTTAT harbors:
- a CDS encoding LTA synthase family protein, with the translated sequence MKHNYYKNLLNTRLGFFTLLAVLFWIKNIMAYLVDFNLGIESPFQYFILFLSPIATTVFLFSAALYVKNPKRAYTALIIISALTTLLLFSNVIYYREFTDFITVNTMLGAGKVSSGLGESALRMFRPYDVLYWIDLIILSLLLIFKKIKLDERPIKARTALAITCFSVFLFSANLTLAEMDRPELLKRTFSRDHIVKYLGMNVFTVYDGVQTYNANQRRAQASENDLVDVQNYVKDHQTEPNKDMFGVAKGKNVIYIHLESFQQFLVDYKLKDENGVEHEVTPFINSLYHSNETFSFSNAFHQVGSGKTSDAETMLENSFFGLGQGPLFTQLGDKNTFQAAPAILEQEAGYTSAVFHGNGGAFWNRNETYKHLGYNYFFDASYYDVNENNSFQYGLHDKPFMEQSVKYLEHMQQPFYSKFIAVTNHYPYSQFKDGDAGFPLAKTPDPTINGYFATANYLDKAVEEFFNYLKKSGLYENSIIVMYGDHYGISNSRNKYLAELVGKSKDDWNDFDDAQMQRVPVMFHVPGQNKGKISDTYGGQIDILPTLLHLLGVDSSKYIQLGQDLFSKGNDQVVAFRNGTFVTPKYTVIGQSVYLNETGELLETLTDDQASEVEIARDKASTQLNMSDALTNGDLLRFYTESGLEPVKPEDYDYKNGLEKLEAIEKEKGNKSTSVYSKHGNKSTQDMYETKTYQEYYGTEDSKNSTNSSSSEADKK
- a CDS encoding FtsX-like permease family protein, with amino-acid sequence MTTIRQSIVAAKYHKKLTIIYTLFFALLLFAFTLLSQLVLTQSIALRYILGKWDQIKNALPQVESTLNEQLVDSNDFVMTLYQKLFVLLIIGSIMIFFLLSTYAAHVRKEEINSMYYIGITKGQILKHLLLELLIPVVVGFSSILLLLVLFHSQFVSESITINRKFVDKYFDQPTLVFTQTEELSDLTNHKKGKALSESKPNNAILPYNRISLFEVNSAETSFRQTFSDFLLNMLILSLSAIIGALIGFYSHVTLLSYRRNLPA